Proteins encoded in a region of the Dorea longicatena genome:
- a CDS encoding glucose-6-phosphate isomerase encodes MITWNNLDTLTSFKELENVERVDLVNAMAGENGAERVKNYSVPMAEGLTYNYAAKQVDDKVLAALAKLADEAQLTEKFEALYNGEVINTGEKRLVLHHMTRGQLGEAVEADGVDKRTFYTEQQAKIADFANKVHAGEITNGAGEKFTTVVQIGIGGSDLGPRAMYLALENWAKKNDTFKMEAKFISNVDPDDAAAVLNSIDVAHSIFVLVSKSGTTLETLTNESFVKDALKNAGLDASKHMIAVTSETSPLAKSDDYLAAFFMDDYIGGRYSSTSAVGGAVLSLAFGPEVFAQFLDGAAAEDALSKNKDVFKNPAMLDALIGVYERNVLGYPSTAILPYSQALSRFPAHLQQLDMESNGKSVNRFGEPVNYPTGPVIFGEPGTNGQHSFYQLLHQGTDIVPLQFVGYKNSQMETDVVIQDSTSQQKLCANVAAQIVAFACGKSDENRNKNFEGGRPSSIIIGEQVNPGSLGALLAHFENKVMFQGFVWNVNSFDQEGVQLGKVLAKRVLAHETEGALKVFSDLLNI; translated from the coding sequence ATGATTACCTGGAACAACTTAGATACCCTTACATCATTCAAAGAACTTGAGAACGTAGAACGTGTAGATCTTGTAAATGCAATGGCAGGAGAAAACGGAGCCGAAAGAGTAAAGAATTACAGCGTTCCGATGGCAGAGGGACTTACTTATAACTATGCTGCAAAGCAGGTTGACGATAAAGTGTTGGCAGCACTTGCTAAATTAGCAGATGAAGCTCAGCTGACAGAAAAATTCGAAGCACTCTATAACGGAGAAGTGATCAATACAGGAGAGAAACGTCTGGTACTTCATCACATGACACGTGGACAGCTTGGAGAAGCTGTAGAGGCTGACGGAGTGGACAAGCGTACATTCTATACAGAACAGCAGGCTAAGATCGCAGATTTTGCAAATAAAGTACATGCAGGAGAGATCACAAACGGAGCCGGTGAGAAATTTACAACGGTTGTACAGATCGGTATCGGTGGAAGTGATCTCGGACCTCGTGCAATGTATCTTGCACTTGAGAACTGGGCTAAGAAGAATGACACATTCAAGATGGAAGCCAAATTCATCAGTAACGTAGACCCTGATGATGCGGCAGCTGTACTTAATTCTATCGATGTTGCACATTCTATCTTCGTACTGGTATCAAAATCAGGAACAACACTTGAGACATTAACCAATGAATCATTTGTAAAAGATGCACTGAAGAATGCGGGACTGGATGCTTCTAAGCACATGATCGCTGTTACAAGTGAGACATCTCCACTGGCTAAGAGTGACGATTATCTTGCAGCATTCTTCATGGATGACTATATCGGAGGACGTTATTCTTCTACATCTGCAGTTGGAGGCGCTGTATTATCTCTGGCATTCGGACCGGAAGTATTTGCACAGTTCCTTGATGGTGCTGCAGCAGAAGATGCACTTTCTAAGAATAAAGATGTATTCAAGAACCCTGCAATGCTGGATGCACTGATTGGTGTATATGAGAGAAATGTATTGGGATATCCAAGTACGGCCATACTTCCATATTCCCAGGCACTGAGCCGTTTCCCTGCACATTTACAGCAGTTGGATATGGAATCTAACGGTAAATCTGTCAACCGTTTCGGTGAGCCGGTTAACTATCCTACAGGACCGGTCATCTTCGGAGAGCCTGGAACAAACGGACAGCACTCATTCTATCAGTTACTGCATCAGGGAACGGATATCGTGCCGTTACAGTTCGTTGGATACAAGAACAGCCAGATGGAAACAGATGTTGTGATCCAGGATAGTACAAGCCAGCAGAAACTTTGTGCAAATGTAGCTGCCCAGATCGTTGCATTTGCATGTGGTAAATCCGATGAGAACCGTAATAAGAATTTCGAAGGCGGACGTCCATCAAGCATCATTATCGGAGAGCAGGTAAATCCGGGATCTCTCGGTGCACTTCTTGCACACTTTGAGAATAAAGTTATGTTCCAGGGATTTGTATGGAATGTGAACAGCTTTGACCAGGAAGGTGTACAGCTTGGTAAAGTACTTGCAAAACGTGTACTTGCACACGAGACAGAGGGTGCACTGAAGGTGTTCAGTGATCTGTTGAATATCTAA
- a CDS encoding bile acid:sodium symporter family protein, with amino-acid sequence MKALQKVSKFLSDYTSIVVIAIAVVTFFLPSMMGWVNLALFTDMVSNKFTCQSIIIGIIMFSMGLTLTTEDFRILAQRPFDICVGAVAQYLIMPFLAFALSKVLNLPDGIALGLILVGCCPGGVSSNIMSYLCGGDVAFSVGMTTVSTLVSPVMTPLMVSLLASGTQITIKGLPMFVSIIETVILPVGVGFLLNYLLGKNKTFRELQKVMPGVAVLGLACVVGGVVSSQGAKFFQSGVVIFVAVLLHNGLGYLLGYGAGKLVGMNTSKKRTISIEVGMQNAGLATNLATTTAQFASTPESAIICAVSCTWHSISGTLLAGLFAMHDKRKEKVAGNAEAAAH; translated from the coding sequence ATGAAAGCATTACAAAAAGTAAGCAAATTTTTATCAGACTACACGTCAATTGTTGTAATCGCAATCGCAGTGGTTACATTTTTCCTTCCGTCTATGATGGGCTGGGTAAATCTGGCACTGTTCACAGACATGGTATCGAACAAGTTCACATGTCAGTCTATTATCATTGGTATTATCATGTTCAGTATGGGACTGACACTTACAACGGAAGATTTTAGGATTCTTGCACAGCGTCCATTTGACATTTGTGTTGGTGCGGTTGCGCAGTATCTGATCATGCCATTCCTTGCATTTGCGCTTTCAAAGGTATTGAATCTGCCGGATGGAATCGCACTTGGGCTGATTCTTGTAGGCTGCTGTCCGGGAGGTGTATCTTCCAACATCATGTCTTATCTGTGCGGCGGGGATGTAGCCTTTTCCGTAGGAATGACAACAGTATCCACATTGGTCTCACCGGTTATGACACCACTCATGGTATCTTTACTGGCAAGCGGTACACAGATCACGATCAAGGGACTTCCGATGTTCGTATCAATCATTGAGACTGTTATCCTTCCGGTTGGTGTTGGATTTTTATTAAATTATCTGTTGGGAAAGAATAAAACATTCCGGGAACTTCAGAAAGTTATGCCGGGAGTTGCTGTTCTCGGACTTGCATGTGTTGTCGGCGGTGTGGTATCTTCACAGGGAGCCAAGTTCTTCCAGTCAGGTGTTGTGATCTTCGTAGCAGTATTACTGCACAACGGACTTGGATATCTGCTTGGATATGGAGCAGGAAAACTGGTTGGTATGAATACGTCAAAGAAGAGAACCATTTCTATCGAAGTAGGTATGCAGAATGCCGGACTTGCAACGAATCTTGCAACTACAACTGCCCAGTTTGCATCTACACCGGAATCTGCAATTATCTGTGCGGTATCCTGTACATGGCATTCCATCTCAGGAACTCTGTTAGCCGGATTATTTGCAATGCATGACAAACGAAAAGAAAAAGTTGCCGGAAATGCAGAGGCAGCAGCACATTAA
- a CDS encoding bifunctional folylpolyglutamate synthase/dihydrofolate synthase, with translation MSKYGSVLGLDTIRGLLRELGNPQDDLKFIHIAGTNGKGSVLAYTSMILSKAGYKTGRYVSPTVISYLEKIQIDGKWISESEFAEIMEEIKEAIDRLVCKGEPVPTVFEVETAMAFLYFKKQKCDLVVLETGLGGETDATNVIKNTVCAVFATISVDHLGVIGDTLEEIAQTKSGIIKPGCTVVSARQQENVRLILRKKAESLNCIYTEAEPEQMSIEKEDYKGLTFSYKKYAHMQNHIAGECQRENLSVALEVIESLRKLGYQIEEGAVRDGLDATRWAGRFTCLSEDPVVIVDGAHNEDAAKKLRTSIERYFTGEELILIMGVFKDKEYEKIVQILCPSAKRVYTVDLPNKKRTLPAEKLAECVRDCMTEQLSVYAEKSIGDAVAKAYTYATEDSGKRVVIACGSLSYLSEVIRCMEGCVQNPQRKERI, from the coding sequence ATGTCGAAATACGGAAGTGTACTTGGCTTAGATACGATTCGAGGTCTGTTGCGTGAACTTGGGAATCCCCAGGATGATCTGAAGTTCATACATATTGCAGGAACGAATGGAAAAGGATCTGTGCTTGCATACACTTCAATGATATTAAGTAAGGCAGGATACAAAACCGGGCGATATGTTTCACCGACAGTCATTTCTTATCTGGAGAAGATACAGATAGATGGGAAATGGATCTCTGAATCAGAATTTGCAGAGATCATGGAAGAGATAAAAGAAGCAATTGACCGGCTTGTATGTAAAGGAGAACCTGTTCCGACAGTGTTTGAAGTAGAGACGGCGATGGCTTTTTTGTATTTTAAGAAACAAAAATGTGATCTGGTTGTATTGGAAACCGGTCTCGGCGGAGAGACAGATGCGACGAATGTAATTAAGAATACAGTTTGCGCAGTATTTGCAACGATCAGTGTTGATCATCTGGGGGTGATCGGAGATACCCTGGAAGAGATCGCACAGACGAAATCCGGGATCATCAAACCGGGATGTACGGTAGTGTCAGCAAGACAGCAAGAGAATGTCAGACTGATCCTGCGAAAGAAAGCAGAGAGTCTGAACTGTATATACACAGAAGCAGAGCCGGAACAGATGAGTATCGAAAAAGAAGATTATAAAGGACTTACATTTTCATATAAAAAATATGCGCATATGCAGAATCACATTGCAGGAGAGTGCCAGAGAGAAAATCTTTCTGTGGCACTGGAAGTAATTGAAAGCCTCAGGAAGCTGGGATATCAGATTGAGGAAGGAGCAGTGAGGGACGGTCTTGATGCAACGAGATGGGCGGGACGTTTTACTTGTCTGTCTGAAGATCCGGTTGTGATCGTAGATGGTGCGCATAATGAAGATGCGGCGAAGAAGCTTAGGACATCCATTGAACGGTATTTTACGGGAGAGGAACTTATCCTGATCATGGGTGTATTTAAAGATAAAGAATATGAGAAGATCGTACAGATTCTGTGTCCGTCAGCAAAGCGGGTGTATACGGTAGATCTGCCGAATAAGAAACGTACACTGCCGGCAGAGAAGCTTGCAGAATGTGTAAGAGACTGTATGACAGAACAGTTGAGCGTGTACGCAGAAAAGAGTATTGGAGATGCCGTTGCAAAAGCGTACACTTATGCAACAGAAGACAGTGGGAAACGCGTGGTGATCGCATGTGGTTCATTGTCATATCTAAGTGAAGTAATCCGGTGTATGGAAGGATGTGTACAGAATCCGCAGAGAAAGGAAAGAATATGA
- a CDS encoding CinA family protein produces the protein MSYKNNSKVYHEADIRNDYRKLTKLLIEKNLTITTMESATSGQIASLITDTEGSSAVLKGAFVTYCNEAKIMQGVPAEVLDTYTVYSKETAEAMTRACTETYNADIGIGVTGTMGNIDPSNPDASVPGQVYFAIGVKGEIQSYYIELEPQPTRLAYKLAVAKEIYDELMKRIS, from the coding sequence TTGAGCTATAAAAATAATTCAAAAGTATACCATGAAGCCGACATCAGAAATGATTACAGAAAACTGACAAAGCTTCTGATCGAAAAAAATCTGACAATCACCACAATGGAATCTGCAACATCGGGGCAGATTGCTTCGCTGATCACAGATACAGAAGGATCATCAGCAGTTCTGAAGGGGGCGTTTGTTACATATTGTAATGAAGCGAAGATCATGCAGGGCGTTCCGGCAGAAGTACTGGATACCTATACGGTATATTCGAAGGAAACGGCAGAGGCCATGACCAGGGCATGCACAGAAACCTACAATGCAGATATCGGAATCGGGGTTACCGGAACAATGGGAAATATTGATCCATCCAATCCGGATGCTTCCGTTCCGGGACAGGTGTATTTTGCAATTGGAGTAAAGGGAGAGATACAGTCGTATTATATTGAACTGGAGCCGCAGCCGACTCGCCTGGCATATAAGCTTGCAGTGGCAAAAGAAATCTATGACGAGCTTATGAAGCGGATTTCGTGA
- the folK gene encoding 2-amino-4-hydroxy-6-hydroxymethyldihydropteridine diphosphokinase, which produces MKPDKIKIEDLEVFANHGVFPEENVLGQKFVVSAVMYTDTRRAGLTDELTASIHYGEASAFITEYLKSHTFKLLEKVAEGLAEEMLVRIAGLQKVQIEIKKPWAPVGLPLKTVSVEIEREWHTAYIALGSNMGDSRSILEAAVQALDEMKNTKVEKVSTFITTPPYGVTDQPDFLNGCLKLSTLLYPEELLKELNRIEKEAGRERIIHWGPRTLDLDIIFYDDLVAETDTLCIPHVEMHKRAFVLEPLHEIAPYKRHPVYGKTVREMLEDLRK; this is translated from the coding sequence ATGAAACCGGACAAGATAAAGATAGAAGATCTGGAAGTATTTGCCAATCATGGTGTGTTTCCGGAGGAAAATGTACTGGGGCAGAAATTTGTGGTGTCTGCGGTTATGTATACGGATACCAGACGGGCAGGACTGACAGATGAGCTGACTGCATCTATCCATTATGGAGAAGCAAGTGCATTTATCACAGAGTATTTGAAAAGTCATACGTTTAAGCTTCTGGAGAAGGTTGCGGAAGGACTGGCAGAGGAGATGCTGGTGCGTATAGCAGGTCTGCAGAAGGTGCAGATTGAGATCAAGAAACCGTGGGCACCGGTCGGACTGCCGCTTAAGACGGTCAGTGTAGAGATTGAGCGTGAATGGCATACGGCATATATTGCGCTCGGATCGAATATGGGGGATAGCAGAAGCATTTTGGAAGCCGCGGTACAGGCGCTGGATGAGATGAAGAATACAAAGGTGGAGAAGGTATCGACATTTATCACGACACCTCCGTACGGAGTGACGGATCAGCCGGATTTCTTAAACGGTTGTCTGAAGCTTTCGACATTATTATATCCGGAAGAGTTATTAAAAGAGCTGAACCGAATTGAAAAAGAGGCAGGAAGAGAACGAATCATACATTGGGGACCGAGAACGCTGGATCTGGATATTATATTTTATGATGATCTGGTTGCAGAGACGGATACTTTATGTATTCCACATGTGGAGATGCATAAGAGAGCGTTTGTACTGGAGCCTTTGCATGAGATTGCACCTTATAAACGTCATCCGGTGTATGGGAAGACGGTCAGAGAGATGCTGGAAGACCTTCGGAAATAG
- the folE gene encoding GTP cyclohydrolase I FolE encodes MIDHEKIEQAVRLLLEGMGEDVNREGLIDTPDRIARMYEEIYGGMDEDAGKHLSKTFTVDSHEMVIEKDITFYSTCEHHLLPFYGKAHIAYIPDGKVVGLSKLARTVEVFARRLQLQEQLTGQIADALMEHMQPEGAIVMIEAEHMCMTMRGIKKPGSQTVTIARRGVFETDPVLEERFFRMLGR; translated from the coding sequence ATGATAGATCATGAGAAGATAGAACAGGCAGTGCGGCTGCTTCTGGAAGGAATGGGAGAAGATGTGAACCGGGAAGGACTGATTGATACACCGGACCGGATCGCAAGAATGTATGAAGAGATATATGGAGGTATGGATGAGGATGCAGGAAAACATCTTTCTAAGACATTTACCGTTGACAGTCATGAGATGGTAATAGAGAAAGATATTACATTCTATTCGACATGTGAGCATCACCTTCTGCCATTTTATGGGAAAGCACATATTGCTTATATTCCGGATGGGAAAGTTGTAGGATTAAGCAAACTTGCCCGTACCGTGGAGGTATTCGCAAGAAGACTGCAGCTTCAGGAACAGCTTACCGGACAGATTGCTGATGCTTTGATGGAGCATATGCAGCCGGAAGGGGCTATCGTTATGATCGAAGCAGAGCATATGTGTATGACAATGCGTGGGATCAAGAAGCCGGGAAGCCAGACTGTGACAATTGCAAGACGCGGTGTATTTGAGACAGATCCGGTACTGGAAGAGAGATTTTTCCGGATGCTTGGACGATAA
- the folP gene encoding dihydropteroate synthase, translating into MIIGGKNFDTANHTYIMGILNVTPDSFSDGGKFNGMDAAIAHAHQMVEEGVDIIDVGGESTRPGHIQITDEEEIARVTPIIEVLKKEFDVPVSIDTYKSHVAEAALQAGADLVNDIWGLKYDKKMASVIAKYQAACCLMHNREKAEYQDFLKDFMDDMKECVRLAKAAGIEDDKIILDPGVGFGKTYEMNLEIIDKMEILNELGYPVLLGTSRKSVIGLTLDLPVTQREEGTMVTTVYGVQKGCAFVRVHDVEKNKRAIQMTKAIMRGHEV; encoded by the coding sequence ATGATCATAGGTGGAAAGAATTTTGATACAGCAAATCATACATACATTATGGGAATCCTGAATGTGACGCCGGATTCCTTTTCCGATGGAGGAAAGTTTAACGGAATGGATGCGGCAATTGCACATGCACACCAGATGGTTGAAGAAGGTGTAGATATCATTGACGTAGGCGGGGAATCTACGCGTCCGGGACATATCCAGATCACGGATGAAGAAGAGATTGCAAGAGTGACGCCAATTATTGAAGTGCTTAAGAAAGAATTTGATGTACCGGTGTCGATCGATACCTACAAAAGCCATGTCGCAGAGGCTGCACTTCAGGCAGGTGCAGATCTTGTCAATGACATCTGGGGATTAAAATATGACAAGAAGATGGCAAGTGTGATCGCAAAGTATCAGGCTGCATGCTGTCTGATGCATAATCGGGAAAAGGCGGAATATCAGGACTTTTTGAAAGATTTCATGGATGATATGAAAGAATGTGTAAGACTTGCAAAAGCAGCAGGCATTGAGGATGACAAGATCATCCTTGACCCCGGTGTCGGATTTGGAAAGACTTATGAGATGAACCTGGAGATTATCGATAAGATGGAGATATTAAATGAACTTGGATATCCGGTATTGCTCGGAACATCACGAAAATCCGTAATCGGACTGACGCTGGATCTTCCGGTGACGCAGCGGGAAGAAGGTACGATGGTTACGACCGTATATGGGGTACAGAAGGGATGTGCATTCGTACGCGTCCATGATGTAGAGAAAAATAAGAGAGCCATTCAGATGACGAAAGCAATCATGCGGGGACACGAAGTATAG
- a CDS encoding HD domain-containing protein, producing MKRVTERQKGMPRLNAVVNHEVYQTYYKRICECETDRVFCCHQMNHLLDVARIAYIKNLEEGLGFDKELIYVAAVLHDIGKSFQYRQQIPHEIAGERIARRILDSLPTGFTFTDEEKALICLAVRGHRRRHEHMKPIEELFYESDKRSRMCLSCMAEKKCNWNEEEKNMEIII from the coding sequence ATGAAAAGAGTAACAGAAAGACAAAAAGGGATGCCCCGTCTGAATGCGGTGGTGAATCATGAAGTGTATCAGACATACTATAAGCGTATCTGTGAATGTGAGACGGATAGGGTATTCTGTTGTCATCAGATGAACCATCTTCTGGATGTGGCAAGAATTGCTTACATTAAGAATCTGGAAGAAGGACTTGGATTCGATAAGGAACTGATCTACGTAGCGGCGGTGCTGCATGATATTGGCAAATCTTTTCAGTACAGACAGCAGATTCCGCATGAGATTGCAGGAGAGAGAATAGCAAGGCGGATATTGGATTCTCTTCCGACTGGTTTTACATTTACGGATGAAGAAAAAGCACTGATCTGTCTGGCAGTCAGGGGACACCGAAGACGGCATGAGCATATGAAGCCGATAGAGGAACTGTTCTATGAAAGTGATAAACGTTCCAGAATGTGTCTTTCCTGCATGGCAGAGAAGAAGTGTAACTGGAATGAAGAAGAGAAAAATATGGAGATAATAATATGA
- a CDS encoding pyridoxamine 5'-phosphate oxidase family protein: MTHEDYERAANHWKIKDASDEKMDRDTLLKEIEQYIKSNNTCALATGSGEFVRVTPIEYTYHDGAFWMFSEGGEKFKALEKNKNVCLAIYDKYEGFGKLKGMQVTGTAEVVDYFSEEYIAAAVYKKIPIEALRKLPEPMNLIKVAPSKIEFLNSEFKKYGCASRQRVDVFRERSLHRDNKYRIDT; encoded by the coding sequence ATGACACATGAAGATTATGAGCGGGCAGCAAATCACTGGAAGATTAAAGATGCATCTGACGAAAAAATGGACAGAGATACATTATTGAAAGAAATCGAACAGTACATAAAATCGAATAACACTTGTGCACTGGCAACCGGAAGCGGTGAATTTGTCAGAGTAACACCAATCGAGTACACATATCATGACGGGGCATTCTGGATGTTCTCGGAAGGTGGAGAGAAATTCAAAGCACTTGAAAAGAATAAGAATGTGTGCCTTGCAATCTATGATAAGTATGAAGGTTTCGGAAAACTGAAAGGTATGCAGGTGACGGGAACGGCAGAGGTGGTTGATTATTTCTCGGAGGAATATATTGCAGCTGCAGTATATAAGAAAATACCGATAGAAGCACTTCGAAAATTACCGGAGCCGATGAATCTGATAAAAGTAGCACCGTCCAAAATAGAATTTCTGAATTCTGAATTCAAAAAGTATGGATGTGCAAGCCGGCAGCGTGTAGATGTATTTAGAGAGCGGTCATTACATAGAGATAACAAATATAGAATAGACACATAG
- a CDS encoding trimeric intracellular cation channel family protein — MDIQEWIIFAIELIGTVAFSASGAMVGIECSMDIFGVIVLGVSTAVGGGMVRDVILGKVPSALLHPVYVIYAVLAAVLVFCIIYFRRKYLQDGFGEVYDKLMLAMDSVGLGIFSAMGVTKGISCGYIDNTFLLVFLGTMTGVGGGLLRDTMAGVAPYIFVKHIYACASIAGAWICVIIYRSYGELPAMVVSSLIVMLIRFLAAHYRWNLPRIGE, encoded by the coding sequence ATGGATATTCAGGAGTGGATTATATTTGCAATCGAACTGATCGGAACAGTAGCGTTCTCAGCATCGGGGGCAATGGTTGGAATTGAGTGCAGCATGGATATATTCGGAGTGATCGTGCTTGGTGTGTCAACGGCAGTTGGCGGAGGTATGGTTCGTGATGTTATACTTGGGAAGGTGCCATCGGCACTTCTGCATCCGGTATATGTGATCTATGCCGTACTTGCTGCGGTGCTTGTGTTTTGTATTATATATTTCCGCAGGAAATATCTGCAGGATGGTTTTGGTGAGGTCTATGATAAACTTATGTTGGCAATGGATTCTGTAGGACTTGGAATCTTTTCGGCAATGGGAGTGACAAAAGGTATCAGCTGCGGCTATATCGATAATACATTTCTGCTGGTCTTCCTTGGTACAATGACGGGAGTCGGAGGAGGACTCTTGCGTGATACGATGGCAGGAGTTGCGCCGTATATATTTGTGAAACATATTTATGCATGCGCATCCATTGCGGGGGCGTGGATATGTGTGATCATATACAGAAGTTACGGAGAACTTCCGGCGATGGTGGTGTCATCACTGATCGTTATGCTGATACGTTTTCTTGCGGCTCATTACAGATGGAATCTTCCAAGGATCGGAGAGTAA
- a CDS encoding efflux RND transporter permease subunit produces the protein MVKVGKWIAKHRILMLIIGVLLIIPSVIGIAKTKVNYDLLSYLPDHLETVKGQDILVDEFGMGAFSMVAVENMDMKDVQKLEKEFEKVPHVQDVLWYDDVTDISLPTEMLPKDIRKAFINGDATMMLVLFDDTTSSDNSMEALTQLRKIANKQCFISGMTGIVTDIKNIAMKELPIYVVIAALLSLVVLEITSGSFVVPFLFLLSIGLAILYNLGSNIILGETSYITQALTAVLQLGVTMDYSIFLLNSYEENKKRFPGEKERAMGHAIANTFKSVVGSSVTTVAGFIALCVMTFALGRDLGIVMAKGVVIGVICCVTILPALILVFDKPIEKTRHKLLLSNMDRPSAFITKYYKVWIVAFLVLLLPAIYGNNHTKIYYNIADSLPATLNSNVSIKKVKDDFGTSNMHIVMMDKNMSAKDKQQMFKKIDKVKGVKWTISMSSLIGPSVPDSMIPKDVRKMMQSKDYELAFVSTKYESATDPVNTQIKKIDKIVKSYDKSGMVIGEAPLMKDLQDVTDVDLVNVNIISIAAIFVIILIIFKSISLPVILVAVIEFAIMINMAIPYYQGVSLPFVASIVIGAIQLGATVDYAILMTTRYQKERSRGKDKMEAISIAHKTSMPSIISSGLSFFAATFGVACYSQVEMIGSICTLLARGAIISMVVVLLVLPAMFMIFDKLICKTSIGFLGKKAKAQTSEAK, from the coding sequence ATGGTCAAAGTTGGCAAATGGATTGCCAAGCACAGAATACTGATGTTGATAATTGGAGTTTTATTAATTATTCCGTCAGTAATCGGCATAGCAAAGACGAAAGTAAATTATGACCTGCTGAGTTACCTGCCGGATCACCTAGAGACGGTAAAAGGGCAGGATATACTGGTAGATGAATTTGGAATGGGTGCGTTCTCCATGGTCGCGGTTGAGAACATGGATATGAAAGACGTACAGAAGCTGGAAAAAGAATTTGAGAAAGTGCCACATGTACAGGATGTACTCTGGTATGACGATGTGACAGATATCAGTCTTCCGACTGAGATGCTCCCAAAAGATATCAGAAAAGCGTTTATCAATGGAGATGCCACGATGATGCTGGTATTGTTCGATGATACGACATCGTCCGATAATTCCATGGAGGCACTGACACAGCTTCGTAAGATTGCGAATAAACAGTGTTTCATCAGCGGTATGACAGGTATCGTTACAGATATTAAGAACATTGCAATGAAAGAACTTCCAATCTATGTAGTAATTGCAGCACTTCTGAGTCTGGTAGTTCTGGAGATTACATCAGGATCATTTGTTGTTCCGTTTCTGTTCCTGTTAAGTATCGGACTTGCGATTCTGTATAACCTTGGAAGTAATATTATACTTGGTGAAACTTCTTATATCACACAGGCATTGACAGCAGTCCTGCAGCTTGGTGTAACGATGGATTATTCCATCTTCCTTCTGAATAGTTATGAAGAGAATAAGAAGAGATTCCCTGGCGAGAAAGAAAGAGCCATGGGGCACGCGATTGCTAACACATTCAAATCAGTAGTCGGAAGTTCCGTTACTACCGTAGCCGGATTCATCGCACTGTGTGTTATGACATTTGCACTCGGACGTGACCTTGGTATTGTAATGGCGAAAGGTGTTGTGATCGGCGTTATCTGTTGTGTAACGATCCTGCCGGCACTGATCCTTGTATTTGATAAGCCGATTGAAAAGACAAGACACAAATTACTGTTAAGCAACATGGATCGTCCATCCGCTTTTATCACAAAGTATTATAAAGTATGGATCGTAGCATTTCTTGTATTATTACTTCCTGCAATTTACGGTAATAATCATACAAAGATCTACTACAACATTGCAGATTCACTTCCTGCAACACTGAACAGTAATGTATCGATCAAAAAAGTAAAAGATGACTTTGGTACAAGTAACATGCACATCGTCATGATGGATAAGAACATGAGTGCCAAAGATAAGCAGCAGATGTTCAAGAAGATCGATAAAGTAAAAGGTGTAAAATGGACCATCAGCATGAGTTCACTGATCGGTCCTAGCGTACCGGATTCCATGATCCCAAAGGATGTCCGTAAGATGATGCAGAGTAAGGATTATGAACTGGCATTCGTCAGTACGAAATATGAATCCGCAACAGATCCGGTAAATACACAGATCAAAAAGATAGATAAGATCGTAAAATCCTACGATAAGTCGGGAATGGTCATCGGAGAGGCACCTTTGATGAAAGACCTGCAGGATGTTACAGATGTTGATCTGGTTAATGTAAATATTATCTCGATCGCAGCTATATTTGTAATCATTCTGATCATTTTCAAATCGATCTCACTGCCGGTAATCCTGGTAGCGGTTATTGAATTTGCGATCATGATCAATATGGCAATCCCGTACTATCAGGGAGTCAGCCTTCCGTTCGTGGCAAGTATCGTTATCGGTGCGATCCAGTTAGGAGCAACCGTTGACTATGCAATCCTGATGACGACAAGATATCAGAAAGAACGAAGCCGTGGAAAAGATAAGATGGAAGCAATCAGCATTGCACATAAAACGAGTATGCCGTCCATCATCAGCAGTGGACTTAGCTTCTTTGCTGCAACATTCGGAGTTGCCTGCTATTCTCAGGTTGAAATGATCGGTTCGATTTGTACATTGCTTGCAAGAGGAGCCATTATCAGTATGGTAGTCGTGCTTCTGGTATTGCCGGCAATGTTCATGATATTTGACAAATTAATCTGCAAGACATCCATCGGATTTCTTGGGAAAAAGGCAAAAGCACAGACAAGTGAAGCAAAGTAA